One Kiritimatiellia bacterium DNA segment encodes these proteins:
- a CDS encoding ATP-binding protein — MNPEFKERVWKAHFTPTEEAADFEARLRTTFGLQTRYESAQLLIGRSLAERKAPDPLPPSTKYFKTSIPGEALFGDESDIWLCALIVDGKLSPTSTLEDFRSLVEAHWARGFRLIKDELDDCDKSHTKLVARLADYLPETSGLGSIPAAKGTGESGEIRLKLGPVSKTFPGGKPFDFILNAQGAPPHIAFMGSTGGGKTLTCVQLAEQIIEQTQIPFIFIDVKPEFTTESNLHPDLQKFARRARRIEVGKEALPLDFLPPADAPTHKIKTSAMRLRDSLVMCCRSPGDRQRDVLRDAIEEVITSRGERGLQNILETYQQRLRSEGKEDDSIVSRLNELTSLQSFSPDLQPAEFFQQSWIVTLNLPEELKRLATLLLLDATSSFLLDQPEVPSTGNYRSLRHLLIVDEARKVLRDRRSESLVDLIRRGRSKGVTVNLLSQDPSDFEGEVDDFTRQLGVIVSFACAQSQKGLRNMIGVFGRKVLPEEFSSAHLPKGVAFVKAPGRNPERVQCWGENVK; from the coding sequence ATGAACCCTGAATTCAAAGAGAGAGTCTGGAAAGCGCACTTCACTCCGACAGAGGAGGCTGCGGACTTCGAAGCGCGGCTCCGGACGACATTTGGCCTTCAAACACGCTACGAGTCCGCTCAGCTCCTAATCGGCCGGTCTCTGGCTGAGCGAAAAGCCCCAGACCCACTTCCGCCATCGACGAAGTACTTCAAAACCTCCATCCCCGGCGAAGCCCTCTTTGGCGATGAATCAGATATCTGGCTGTGCGCCCTTATCGTGGATGGCAAACTCAGTCCGACCTCCACGCTCGAAGATTTCAGATCGCTTGTTGAAGCACACTGGGCGCGTGGATTCCGTCTCATCAAAGATGAACTGGACGACTGCGACAAAAGCCACACTAAGCTCGTTGCCCGCCTGGCAGATTACCTCCCAGAAACGAGCGGACTCGGGTCTATCCCTGCAGCAAAGGGAACCGGAGAGTCGGGTGAGATTCGTCTTAAGCTTGGTCCCGTAAGCAAGACCTTCCCCGGCGGCAAGCCCTTTGATTTCATTCTTAACGCCCAAGGAGCACCTCCCCACATCGCCTTTATGGGATCGACCGGGGGCGGGAAAACCCTCACCTGCGTGCAACTGGCTGAACAGATCATCGAACAGACGCAAATACCTTTCATCTTCATTGACGTTAAACCCGAGTTCACCACTGAATCAAATCTTCACCCCGATCTCCAGAAGTTCGCGAGGAGGGCTCGCAGGATCGAAGTTGGCAAAGAAGCACTCCCGCTAGATTTCCTTCCTCCAGCCGACGCCCCCACTCACAAGATCAAGACTTCTGCGATGCGGCTACGTGACAGCCTCGTAATGTGCTGTCGGAGCCCCGGGGATCGTCAGCGGGACGTATTGCGCGATGCCATTGAGGAGGTGATCACTAGTCGTGGTGAACGAGGGTTGCAGAACATACTCGAGACCTATCAGCAACGCCTTCGTAGTGAGGGCAAAGAGGACGACAGCATTGTCAGTCGTCTCAATGAACTCACGAGCCTGCAATCATTCTCTCCCGACCTCCAGCCGGCGGAGTTTTTCCAGCAGTCGTGGATCGTAACCCTGAATCTGCCCGAGGAGTTGAAGCGACTCGCGACCCTTCTACTTCTGGATGCCACCAGTAGCTTTCTGCTCGACCAGCCAGAGGTGCCTTCGACAGGGAACTACCGCTCCTTGCGACATCTCCTCATCGTCGATGAAGCAAGGAAGGTCCTTCGTGATCGGCGCTCAGAGTCTCTTGTTGATCTGATTAGGCGCGGCCGATCGAAAGGCGTCACGGTGAATCTGCTTTCTCAGGATCCGAGCGACTTCGAGGGCGAGGTAGATGACTTCACTCGTCAGCTCGGCGTCATTGTTTCCTTCGCGTGCGCTCAGTCACAGAAGGGCTTGCGAAATATGATCGGCGTGTTCGGACGCAAAGTGCTGCCGGAAGAGTTCTCCAGTGCACACCTTCCCAAGGGAGTGGCATTCGTGAAGGCTCCAGGAAGGAATCCTGAGCGAGTGCAGTGCTGGGGCGAGAACGTCAAGTAA
- the dndC gene encoding DNA phosphorothioation system sulfurtransferase DndC translates to MISELATKLKQIRRDIREEYLRSDARPWIVGFSGGKDSSLLAHLVLECLLTIPPDERKRQVYVVSNDTLVESPVFQAFVNRLLDHMAENIPALRVPVDIVKTKPQVEDSFWVNLLGRGYPAPNRMFRWCTDRMKIRPTSKFIRDQVSKNGEAILLLGVRRAESQQRARNLEKHDAATEGRLSPHTDFKGCYVFTPIKDLTTNEVWTLLLNSRPPWGGDYKELISLYKDALAGECPFVMSTNDAPSCGTNSARFGCWTCTVIEKDNSLDSLITSGHQHLEPLSKFRRRLKEVSDNPDYRNKVRRTGQPGLGPLTMDARKMLLDELLAIQAQLGLELISTTEVRLIREQWAVDESDALFRDLARLAIPSETTCA, encoded by the coding sequence ATGATCTCTGAGCTCGCTACGAAGCTGAAGCAGATTCGACGCGATATACGCGAGGAATATCTCCGGTCGGACGCCCGGCCGTGGATTGTCGGATTCTCTGGAGGGAAGGACTCGTCGCTTCTCGCGCACCTCGTTCTCGAATGCCTACTGACAATCCCCCCTGACGAGCGCAAGCGTCAGGTCTACGTTGTAAGCAATGACACACTCGTTGAGTCCCCCGTATTCCAAGCGTTCGTGAATCGGCTTCTTGACCACATGGCCGAGAATATCCCCGCCCTTCGCGTTCCCGTTGATATCGTCAAGACTAAGCCACAGGTTGAGGACTCCTTTTGGGTTAATCTTCTCGGTCGTGGCTACCCGGCACCCAATCGCATGTTTCGCTGGTGCACGGACAGGATGAAGATCAGGCCCACCTCGAAGTTCATCCGTGACCAAGTCAGCAAGAACGGCGAAGCGATTCTTCTGCTCGGCGTGCGACGCGCGGAATCGCAGCAACGCGCCCGAAACCTAGAAAAGCATGATGCCGCAACCGAAGGTCGTCTTTCGCCTCACACTGACTTCAAAGGCTGTTATGTCTTCACCCCCATAAAGGATCTAACAACCAATGAGGTCTGGACACTCCTCCTGAACAGCAGGCCACCATGGGGAGGAGACTACAAGGAACTCATAAGTCTGTACAAAGATGCTCTTGCGGGGGAGTGTCCCTTCGTCATGAGCACCAACGACGCCCCTTCGTGTGGCACCAACTCCGCCCGATTCGGCTGTTGGACCTGTACTGTGATCGAGAAGGACAACTCGTTGGATTCCCTGATCACTTCTGGACATCAACATCTGGAGCCACTGTCTAAGTTCCGGCGACGCCTCAAGGAGGTATCGGATAATCCTGACTACAGGAATAAAGTGCGGCGAACGGGACAGCCAGGTCTCGGCCCATTGACAATGGATGCCAGAAAGATGCTCTTGGACGAGCTGTTGGCGATTCAGGCTCAACTCGGGCTTGAGTTGATATCGACCACAGAAGTGCGCCTGATAAGAGAGCAGTGGGCAGTGGACGAGTCGGATGCGCTGTTCCGCGACTTGGCTAGGCTCGCAATCCCGAGCGAAACAACGTGTGCCTGA
- a CDS encoding DNA phosphorothioation-associated putative methyltransferase has translation MAERVESGVLDALHFSEQVRALAGGKRTESAVYVHVSAEGLLPLELHRIVLACRQKMRIGDEYNVVKLSRGEFRLSFLSYPDFFECPHPALAYSISVDLATGRVRRFSYESSTNRPILHRKEEMLSKDHPRHAEFETLTRSEVACGLFEMSALIGMQGAWAQVLKEKGLGYRGHRLVCCHSGIKSEEPMCLPAIKRHRTAISRQSLSKPVQLLVEHGLLKPGASFFDYGCGQGDDLRILAHMGVKGTGWDPAYRSDMPRTEADCVNLGFVLNVIEDQIERLRTLQDAFALARRILAVSALTSEARNEVGGTTYSDGVLTSRETFQKRFSQDELRQYIEDALETEAVAVGMGIFYVFRSPSERQEFLARRTRRPINWEALSRRLYPRRFGGNAKLKYIENRELLDAFWARMLDLGRVPRKKEYPRLVDVTHRIGSAEKARQLFIELYGERTLQAAYTARKDDWLVFLALANLRKRAPFCHFSLPQQNDIKTFFGNYAYALGQGEQLLRMIADPDIIEEQCGEACVGWQDDQALYLHRGSLGVLDPVLRVYYGCAEILCGETSTVDVVKLHKRSSKVTLLEYDDFEGKMLPELQWRTKINLRTQRIDVFDHRSSERAQVLYFKERFVRVDHPQRKKWASYSDKLRRLGFSEAMGFGPTRQELSEFLAAHGLTLGLRRCKNKSTPPPA, from the coding sequence ATGGCGGAGCGGGTTGAATCTGGCGTCTTGGATGCGCTGCATTTCAGCGAACAGGTCAGAGCACTTGCCGGCGGGAAGCGCACGGAGTCAGCAGTTTATGTGCACGTTTCTGCAGAGGGTTTGCTTCCCCTTGAGTTGCACAGGATCGTATTGGCATGTCGCCAGAAAATGCGTATCGGCGACGAGTACAACGTAGTGAAGTTGTCTCGTGGCGAATTCAGACTCTCCTTTCTGAGTTACCCCGATTTTTTCGAGTGCCCACACCCCGCGTTGGCGTATTCTATCAGCGTGGACCTGGCAACGGGCCGCGTTCGGCGATTCTCATATGAGTCCTCTACGAACCGCCCCATCCTTCACCGCAAGGAGGAGATGCTCTCGAAGGACCATCCGCGGCATGCAGAGTTCGAGACGCTAACTAGGTCTGAAGTGGCATGCGGCCTGTTTGAGATGTCAGCGTTGATCGGCATGCAGGGCGCTTGGGCGCAGGTGTTGAAGGAGAAGGGCCTTGGGTATCGAGGTCACAGGCTCGTCTGCTGTCACTCCGGCATTAAGAGCGAGGAGCCGATGTGTCTTCCAGCGATCAAGCGTCACAGAACCGCTATCAGCCGGCAGTCGCTCTCTAAGCCTGTGCAGTTGCTTGTAGAGCATGGGCTGCTGAAGCCCGGAGCGTCCTTTTTTGACTATGGGTGCGGGCAGGGGGACGACCTGCGTATCCTAGCGCACATGGGGGTAAAGGGCACTGGATGGGATCCCGCCTACAGGAGCGATATGCCACGCACGGAGGCAGACTGCGTGAATCTCGGCTTCGTGCTCAATGTCATAGAGGATCAGATTGAGCGGTTGCGAACGCTGCAGGATGCATTCGCGCTTGCTCGCCGAATCCTTGCGGTTTCGGCTCTTACCTCCGAGGCGAGGAATGAGGTTGGCGGTACAACCTACAGTGATGGGGTCCTCACAAGTCGAGAGACATTCCAGAAGCGTTTCTCTCAGGACGAGTTGCGGCAATACATCGAAGATGCCCTTGAGACGGAAGCGGTAGCGGTCGGGATGGGTATCTTCTATGTCTTTCGCTCGCCATCAGAGCGCCAAGAGTTCCTGGCACGCCGTACGCGCCGACCGATCAACTGGGAGGCGCTGTCACGGAGACTATACCCGAGACGATTCGGCGGCAACGCGAAGCTCAAGTACATAGAGAACCGCGAGCTTCTCGACGCGTTCTGGGCCAGAATGCTTGATCTCGGCAGAGTACCCAGGAAGAAGGAGTATCCGAGACTTGTTGATGTCACTCATAGGATCGGCTCAGCCGAGAAGGCGCGGCAACTGTTTATCGAGTTGTATGGAGAGAGAACGCTGCAGGCGGCTTACACAGCCCGGAAAGACGATTGGCTCGTGTTCCTGGCGTTGGCGAACTTGCGGAAGCGCGCTCCCTTTTGTCACTTCTCTCTGCCTCAACAGAACGACATCAAGACGTTTTTTGGGAACTACGCCTATGCTCTCGGCCAAGGGGAACAGCTTCTCCGCATGATCGCCGATCCGGATATCATTGAGGAGCAATGCGGCGAGGCATGCGTAGGGTGGCAGGACGATCAGGCTCTCTATCTGCACCGGGGCTCTCTGGGGGTACTCGACCCGGTACTGAGGGTCTACTATGGCTGCGCAGAGATACTCTGCGGCGAGACAAGCACAGTTGATGTTGTGAAACTCCACAAACGTTCGAGCAAGGTCACGCTGTTGGAATACGACGATTTCGAGGGGAAGATGCTCCCCGAGCTGCAGTGGCGCACGAAGATTAACTTGCGAACGCAACGCATTGACGTTTTCGATCACCGATCCTCGGAGCGTGCACAGGTTCTGTATTTCAAAGAGCGATTCGTACGTGTTGACCATCCGCAGCGCAAGAAGTGGGCATCATACTCGGACAAACTTCGGCGACTCGGATTCAGTGAAGCGATGGGGTTTGGACCGACAAGACAGGAGCTCTCGGAGTTCCTGGCCGCACACGGCCTGACGCTGGGGCTGCGGAGGTGCAAGAACAAGAGTACCCCTCCGCCAGCATGA
- a CDS encoding DUF2075 domain-containing protein, with amino-acid sequence MSAIIGPANSQRAGWASVLGELVAAPQAAVVSALRMFVGEGSAEQVEAWDRSVEILQADGRKLISLDASTVGHGSILEYLLPREGGRRPDVILLQDAAVLVIEFKNTDRVHVGDIDQVAAYARDLHEYHSACRDLPVIPILLYLGKGPRLQTAGVTITTPEDFLALVSGLARKFSHRPPKVVLTAWLQGRYEPLPGIVDAARLLYKQLPLPFIRRARSMGIPDTVNYVLDVFDQARKDGRNHLVLLTGVPGAGKTLVGLQVVHNDRLPASLGPDQEHCNPAAFLSGNAPLVAVLQDALHSRAFVQDMHRFIREYAIQRLDVCPSERLLIFDEAQRAWTADKVEDFYRKRNLAVRHSEPEMLVSVADRIPSGCVILGLIGSGQEIHTGEECGIEGWLAAIDGSRRRENWTLHSPPGLIEPGPCEGVPRREEPRLSLDTTIRSHAAEDLHKWVNGLLDTPGQPEGVLASLGESLLEKAFPILLTRDLEWARGYARARFAGEPLRRFGLLASSKAKNLSAFGLDIRFDRFFPTAKWFNADPADPRSCCQLVKPAQEFHCQGLELDLPIVCWGDDFWWKESADSQEMGWRMRTPRPNRLVKDPYRFRKNTYRVLLTRGREGLVIFVPPGSAIMDATAARLERCGAQTVEIRSPIAWRVA; translated from the coding sequence ATGAGCGCGATCATTGGTCCTGCCAATTCGCAAAGAGCAGGGTGGGCTTCTGTTCTTGGAGAACTTGTTGCAGCACCGCAGGCCGCTGTGGTGTCAGCGCTGCGGATGTTTGTTGGAGAGGGATCGGCTGAGCAGGTGGAGGCATGGGATCGTTCCGTGGAGATCCTGCAAGCCGATGGACGCAAACTGATTTCGTTGGACGCTTCCACGGTTGGGCATGGGTCAATCCTGGAGTACTTGCTTCCGCGCGAAGGTGGACGACGACCTGATGTGATTCTGCTGCAAGATGCCGCTGTTCTGGTCATCGAGTTCAAGAACACAGACAGGGTGCATGTCGGTGACATCGATCAGGTTGCCGCGTATGCGCGTGATCTCCACGAGTACCATTCCGCGTGTCGCGATTTGCCGGTTATTCCGATTTTGCTGTATCTGGGCAAGGGACCTCGCCTACAGACCGCTGGGGTCACTATCACCACGCCCGAGGATTTCCTTGCCCTTGTAAGTGGGTTGGCACGGAAGTTCTCCCATAGGCCCCCGAAGGTGGTGCTGACTGCATGGCTTCAAGGTCGTTACGAACCGCTGCCGGGCATTGTGGACGCGGCTCGCCTTCTTTATAAACAGCTTCCACTTCCTTTCATTCGGCGTGCCCGTAGCATGGGTATACCCGACACGGTAAACTACGTGCTCGATGTCTTCGACCAAGCCCGTAAAGATGGTCGCAACCACCTGGTGCTGCTGACGGGAGTTCCCGGCGCAGGGAAAACCCTTGTCGGACTGCAGGTAGTGCACAATGACCGGCTTCCGGCCAGTCTCGGCCCTGATCAGGAACACTGCAACCCAGCCGCCTTTCTTTCAGGAAACGCTCCATTGGTCGCCGTGCTCCAAGACGCACTGCACAGCAGGGCGTTTGTTCAAGACATGCACCGATTTATCCGGGAGTACGCGATTCAGCGACTGGATGTCTGCCCGAGTGAGCGCCTCCTGATCTTTGACGAAGCACAGCGGGCGTGGACCGCCGACAAAGTGGAGGACTTTTATCGAAAGCGCAATTTGGCCGTCCGCCATTCGGAGCCGGAAATGTTGGTTTCCGTAGCGGACAGAATACCGAGCGGGTGTGTCATTCTGGGCCTCATTGGTTCGGGACAGGAGATCCATACCGGAGAAGAATGCGGCATCGAAGGGTGGCTCGCGGCGATTGATGGAAGCCGGCGCCGGGAAAACTGGACCCTCCATTCGCCCCCCGGGCTGATCGAGCCGGGGCCGTGCGAGGGCGTTCCGCGTCGCGAAGAGCCGCGGTTAAGCCTTGATACGACGATACGGAGCCATGCCGCAGAAGATCTCCATAAATGGGTCAATGGGTTGCTGGATACGCCCGGACAGCCTGAAGGTGTGCTGGCGTCGCTCGGGGAGAGCCTGCTGGAGAAAGCGTTCCCAATCCTGCTGACGCGCGACTTGGAATGGGCAAGGGGGTATGCGCGCGCGAGATTTGCGGGAGAGCCGCTACGCCGTTTCGGCCTGCTGGCGAGTTCAAAGGCGAAGAATCTCTCTGCGTTCGGGCTCGATATTCGATTCGACCGATTCTTCCCAACGGCCAAGTGGTTCAACGCAGATCCAGCCGACCCTAGATCCTGCTGCCAACTCGTGAAGCCCGCTCAGGAATTCCACTGTCAGGGTCTGGAACTGGACCTTCCCATTGTGTGCTGGGGGGATGACTTCTGGTGGAAGGAATCGGCTGACAGTCAAGAAATGGGTTGGCGTATGAGGACGCCAAGGCCCAATCGACTCGTCAAAGATCCATACCGGTTCCGAAAGAATACTTACCGGGTTTTGTTGACCCGTGGGCGAGAAGGGCTTGTAATATTTGTTCCGCCGGGGAGCGCCATTATGGACGCGACGGCGGCAAGGCTGGAACGATGCGGCGCCCAAACAGTTGAAATCAGGAGTCCCATCGCTTGGCGCGTAGCATAA
- a CDS encoding Fic family protein, producing MKTGKSAVSGSSGRWVKLAGDARAFVPDPLPPAITWSHELVSALSDADRLLGRLAGEGRRLPNPHILIRPFIRREAVLSSRIEGTQATLGELLAVEAGAVVDRSPDDLREVANYVVALEHGMKRLKHLPLSLRLVCELHSHLMRGVRGGHATPGEFRRTQNWIGRPGSTISTASYIPTPPDELMNCLGAWETFLHDRKLPPLVQIALAHYQFEAIHPFLDGNGRVGRLLITLFLIERGILPVPLLYLSAFFEANRRDYYDGLLSVTRHGAWEGWLIYFLNGVARQSEDALSRSERINQLLAAWREQLSGVASPAPVRVLDCIAGNPFVTIRGLEKALKTSYNTAARAVDLLVKKGVLSPVKAEARRDRVFCARSLLNILE from the coding sequence ATGAAAACAGGGAAGAGTGCTGTTTCCGGTTCGTCCGGCCGTTGGGTGAAGCTTGCCGGAGATGCCAGGGCGTTCGTGCCCGATCCCTTGCCTCCGGCCATAACATGGTCGCATGAACTGGTTAGCGCCTTGTCCGATGCCGATCGGCTTCTTGGCCGCCTGGCCGGGGAAGGCCGGCGACTGCCGAATCCGCATATCCTTATCCGCCCGTTCATCCGCCGTGAAGCGGTGTTGTCCAGTCGGATCGAGGGCACCCAGGCGACACTGGGCGAATTGTTGGCCGTCGAGGCCGGCGCGGTCGTGGATCGCAGCCCCGATGATCTGCGCGAAGTGGCCAACTACGTTGTCGCCTTGGAACACGGCATGAAGCGCCTGAAACATCTCCCGCTTTCGTTGCGCCTTGTTTGCGAGCTGCATAGCCATTTGATGCGAGGAGTTCGCGGCGGCCATGCCACGCCCGGCGAGTTCCGCCGCACACAGAACTGGATCGGTCGGCCGGGAAGCACGATCTCTACAGCCTCGTACATACCGACGCCTCCCGACGAGTTGATGAACTGTCTCGGAGCATGGGAGACGTTCCTGCACGACAGGAAGCTTCCGCCTCTTGTCCAGATTGCCCTCGCACACTACCAGTTTGAGGCTATCCATCCTTTCCTCGACGGAAACGGCCGCGTCGGCCGTCTGTTGATCACGCTCTTCCTGATTGAACGCGGCATCCTGCCCGTGCCGCTTCTTTATCTTAGCGCCTTCTTCGAAGCCAACCGCCGCGACTATTACGATGGGTTGTTGAGCGTCACGCGGCATGGCGCGTGGGAAGGCTGGCTCATATACTTCCTGAACGGCGTCGCCCGGCAATCGGAGGATGCGCTTTCGCGGTCCGAGCGTATCAACCAGCTTCTCGCCGCCTGGCGCGAGCAGCTCTCGGGCGTCGCCTCTCCGGCTCCGGTCAGGGTGCTGGATTGCATTGCCGGCAATCCCTTTGTGACCATCCGCGGTCTGGAAAAAGCCCTTAAGACCTCTTACAACACGGCCGCGCGCGCCGTTGATTTGCTTGTAAAGAAGGGCGTGTTGAGTCCGGTTAAAGCAGAGGCTCGCCGCGATCGGGTTTTCTGCGCCCGGTCGCTTCTCAATATCCTGGAGTAG
- a CDS encoding tyrosine-type recombinase/integrase, with product MSLMLRKQRGGGLRPYWYGEYTDHCGKRKVVNLNVRWKGVPPASLRQKGDSDFEVSRTKAEIALAVHTAEEGRKGRAEHLTERLIEAKTGKAVEYVRLNELSVRWRGLGRETPASEAYLKGCDAAFKRFAGFMLTRDAEMAYLYQVTPQDAGAYMTAMQKAFARKTVRDHAKLLNKAFERFLPVGAANPFAGFVGRRAAGESEMVHRKPFSDLELKALLDAARGDEFMYPLIVTAACTGMRRGDVCGLRWSAVDLDNGMLTVKTSKTGASVEIPIFKPLLAVLKARQHNGRDLVFPEAAELLERNPDSLTWQFKKIVARAFAEGEKQKEVVEEPVPASEVRAQGEAAIVANIGEGPRRDRILDVFRRYCDGQSVRQIVAASGHAKCTVSYDLHEVQDMIGKKFLRTQQKSIKKDIRSMTQVKRRKGQRAASIRDWHALRATFVTLALSAGVPVELVRRVTGHATVEVVLKHYFRPDREQFKAALVGAMPKVLTGKKARVKPAEELAALAAKLAAGKASDADKERLRKLAAKV from the coding sequence ATGAGCTTGATGTTGAGGAAGCAGAGAGGCGGGGGCCTGCGGCCTTACTGGTACGGCGAGTACACGGACCATTGCGGCAAGCGGAAGGTCGTGAATCTGAACGTGCGCTGGAAGGGAGTTCCTCCTGCGTCGCTGCGCCAGAAGGGCGATTCGGATTTCGAGGTGAGCCGGACGAAGGCGGAGATCGCCCTGGCTGTCCACACGGCGGAGGAGGGGCGTAAGGGTCGTGCTGAACACCTCACGGAACGGCTTATCGAGGCCAAGACGGGAAAGGCCGTTGAATATGTCAGGTTGAACGAGCTGTCCGTGCGTTGGCGGGGGCTCGGCCGGGAGACCCCGGCAAGTGAGGCGTATCTGAAGGGGTGTGACGCGGCGTTCAAAAGGTTCGCCGGCTTCATGCTCACTCGCGACGCGGAGATGGCCTACCTCTACCAGGTGACGCCGCAGGATGCCGGGGCCTACATGACGGCCATGCAGAAGGCATTCGCCCGGAAGACGGTCCGGGACCATGCCAAGCTCCTGAACAAGGCTTTCGAGCGGTTCCTCCCCGTCGGTGCGGCGAATCCCTTTGCCGGATTCGTCGGGCGCCGGGCGGCCGGCGAGAGCGAGATGGTCCACCGGAAGCCGTTCAGCGATTTGGAACTCAAGGCCCTGCTGGATGCAGCGCGCGGGGATGAGTTCATGTATCCGCTCATCGTGACGGCCGCTTGCACGGGGATGCGGCGCGGCGATGTGTGTGGACTTCGGTGGTCGGCGGTCGATCTCGATAACGGCATGCTGACGGTGAAGACCTCCAAGACGGGTGCGAGCGTGGAGATTCCCATCTTCAAGCCGCTTCTGGCCGTCCTGAAGGCCCGGCAACACAATGGCCGCGATTTGGTCTTCCCCGAGGCCGCGGAGCTCCTGGAGCGCAATCCCGACAGCCTGACGTGGCAGTTCAAGAAGATCGTGGCCCGGGCGTTTGCCGAGGGAGAGAAGCAGAAAGAGGTTGTCGAAGAGCCCGTGCCGGCTTCCGAGGTCCGGGCGCAGGGCGAGGCTGCGATCGTCGCGAATATCGGGGAAGGGCCGCGCCGGGACCGGATTCTGGATGTGTTCCGGCGGTACTGTGACGGGCAGTCGGTGCGCCAGATCGTGGCCGCCAGCGGGCATGCCAAATGCACGGTCTCCTACGATCTCCACGAAGTGCAGGATATGATCGGCAAGAAGTTCTTGCGGACACAGCAGAAGAGCATCAAGAAGGATATCCGGTCCATGACCCAGGTGAAGCGGCGCAAGGGTCAGCGGGCGGCGAGTATCCGGGACTGGCATGCGTTGCGGGCGACCTTCGTCACCCTCGCGCTATCCGCCGGGGTGCCCGTTGAACTGGTCCGCCGCGTGACCGGACACGCGACCGTCGAAGTGGTGTTGAAACACTACTTCCGGCCGGACCGGGAGCAGTTCAAGGCGGCGCTGGTCGGCGCGATGCCCAAGGTTCTGACCGGGAAAAAGGCGCGGGTGAAGCCTGCCGAAGAGTTGGCGGCGCTTGCCGCGAAACTGGCCGCCGGCAAGGCGTCGGACGCCGACAAGGAGCGCCTGCGGAAGCTGGCAGCGAAGGTGTGA
- a CDS encoding ADP-ribosylglycohydrolase family protein: protein MLGAIAGDIIGSVYEWNNIKSKEFPLFSPQCFFTDDTVLTVALADTILTGTPYAENLKKFFLLYPKRGYGGGFAAWASGPDPRPYHSFGNGAAMRISPAGWAYDSLEEVLGKAREFTAVTHNHPEGIKGGQAVAGAIFLGRAGRTKDDIRAYVEDTFGYDLSRHTDEIRPGYAFNETCQETVPQAIRAFLDSTDFEDAIRIAVSLGGDTDTLACITGGLAEAFYGGVPPAIRNKVFAILDARLGDIARAFHARCAAKP, encoded by the coding sequence ATGCTCGGCGCGATCGCGGGGGATATCATCGGCTCGGTGTACGAGTGGAACAACATCAAGTCCAAGGAGTTCCCCCTGTTCTCGCCGCAGTGCTTCTTCACCGACGACACCGTGCTGACCGTGGCGCTGGCGGACACGATTCTCACGGGGACCCCCTACGCGGAGAACCTCAAGAAATTCTTCCTGCTCTACCCGAAGCGCGGGTACGGCGGGGGATTCGCCGCATGGGCCTCCGGCCCGGATCCCCGTCCATACCACAGCTTCGGCAACGGGGCCGCGATGCGGATCAGCCCGGCCGGCTGGGCCTATGACAGCCTCGAGGAGGTCCTCGGCAAGGCCCGCGAGTTCACGGCGGTGACGCACAATCACCCCGAGGGCATCAAGGGCGGCCAAGCCGTTGCCGGCGCGATCTTTCTCGGGCGCGCGGGGAGAACGAAGGACGACATCCGCGCGTACGTGGAGGACACATTCGGCTACGACTTGAGTCGGCACACGGACGAAATCCGGCCCGGCTACGCCTTCAACGAGACGTGCCAGGAGACCGTCCCGCAGGCGATCCGGGCATTTCTGGACTCGACGGACTTCGAGGATGCGATCCGGATTGCCGTCTCGCTCGGCGGCGACACGGACACGCTCGCCTGCATCACCGGCGGCCTCGCCGAAGCGTTCTACGGTGGCGTCCCCCCGGCCATACGGAACAAGGTCTTTGCCATCCTCGATGCCCGCCTCGGCGACATCGCTCGTGCCTTCCACGCCCGCTGCGCGGCCAAGCCTTGA